From Rubrivirga sp. SAORIC476, a single genomic window includes:
- a CDS encoding saccharopine dehydrogenase family protein: MPASRPSGAPSILIVGAGGIGEAVAYMLLDWADVPVGRVILADADADRLDRARAFVGHPNRLGTIHAPVAAEPAPDLADAFAEATVVLDCLPGGLAPTVARLALDHGCHYANLTEYVAETNAITAMAEGAETGFLLQTGLAPGVINVLGHRLMHRFEAEFGGSVDAVAMKVGALTRHATGPHHYGFTWSPIGVATEYVKPAIVLRDGEVREVPSLSERGRIVIDGVVYEDDLTSGGAADMPEHFAGTLTRLDYKTLRYPGHYAWVDGILDETGRDPDALQARMEAEIPLVEDDIVVMYAAVEGTDAQGHRRRLDRGIVVRPVATPNGRMRAIQATTAAGLAESAKALLSGRHRGVVLQMDLDPEAFLNGAFVGRVYR, translated from the coding sequence TCGGACGCGTGATCCTGGCCGACGCCGACGCGGACCGGCTCGACCGCGCCCGTGCGTTCGTCGGCCACCCGAACCGACTCGGCACGATCCACGCGCCCGTCGCTGCCGAGCCCGCGCCCGACCTCGCCGACGCCTTCGCCGAGGCGACCGTGGTCCTGGACTGCCTGCCCGGCGGGCTGGCGCCGACCGTCGCCCGGCTCGCGCTCGACCACGGCTGCCACTACGCCAACCTGACCGAGTACGTCGCCGAGACGAACGCCATCACGGCGATGGCCGAGGGCGCGGAGACCGGCTTCCTGCTCCAGACCGGCCTCGCACCCGGCGTCATCAACGTGCTCGGCCACCGGCTGATGCACCGCTTCGAGGCAGAGTTCGGCGGGTCCGTCGACGCCGTCGCCATGAAGGTAGGCGCGCTGACGCGCCACGCCACCGGCCCGCACCACTACGGGTTCACATGGAGCCCGATCGGCGTCGCCACCGAGTACGTCAAGCCCGCCATCGTGCTGCGCGACGGCGAGGTCCGCGAGGTGCCGTCGCTGTCCGAGCGCGGGCGGATCGTGATCGACGGCGTCGTCTACGAGGACGACCTCACCTCGGGTGGCGCAGCCGACATGCCGGAGCACTTCGCCGGCACGCTGACGCGGCTCGACTACAAGACGCTCCGCTACCCCGGCCACTACGCCTGGGTAGACGGCATCCTGGACGAGACCGGCCGCGACCCGGACGCGCTCCAGGCGCGCATGGAGGCCGAGATCCCGCTCGTCGAGGACGACATCGTGGTGATGTACGCCGCCGTCGAGGGCACCGATGCCCAGGGCCACCGGCGCCGGCTCGACCGCGGCATCGTCGTCCGCCCCGTCGCCACCCCGAACGGACGGATGCGCGCCATCCAGGCGACGACCGCGGCCGGGCTGGCGGAATCCGCGAAGGCGCTGCTCTCGGGCCGTCACCGCGGCGTCGTGCTCCAGATGGACCTCGACCCGGAGGCGTTCCTGAACGGCGCGTTCGTCGGCCGCGTGTACCGGTAG
- the lysS gene encoding lysine--tRNA ligase: MALTEQEQIRRDHLAALRDAGVDPYPAVEWATTHGAAAVLDQYDDARHDPEAEGTTPLRVTVAGRMLTKRVMGKAAFFHLADESGQIQIYAKRDNLPEGFYNEVFKRLLDPGDWLGIEGTVFRTRMGEVSIEADRLVLLSKSLKPLPVEKTVTDEETGETRTFNEVSDPEFRYRQRYADLALHPEVREVFKTRHRIVRTIQHFLDDAGYVEVETPALQPLYGGAAARPFTTHHNALDMPLFLRIADELYLKRLLVGGFEGVYEIAKDFRNEGLSRFHNPEFTMLELYVAFKDYDWMMALVERMLEAVAVAAVGSTDVPRTVDGTTHTLDFSAPFRRVPIFDAIAEATGHQLYDAEAGTVADRDTIAAVAKEVGIDVDPSMGAGKLIDEIFGEAVEPTLLQPTFITDYPVELSPLAKRHRSKPGLVERFELIAGGKELCNAFSELNDPLDQRARFDDQVSLATAGDDEAVNTVDEDYLRALEYGMPPAAGLGVGIDRLVMAMTDQPSIRDVLLFPLLRPETSASADDAPEAG, from the coding sequence ATGGCCCTCACCGAGCAGGAACAGATCCGCCGCGACCACCTCGCCGCCCTCCGCGACGCGGGCGTCGACCCGTACCCCGCCGTCGAGTGGGCCACGACCCACGGCGCGGCCGCCGTCCTCGACCAGTACGACGACGCCCGGCACGACCCCGAGGCCGAGGGCACCACCCCGCTGCGCGTGACCGTCGCCGGGCGGATGCTCACCAAGCGGGTCATGGGCAAGGCCGCCTTCTTCCACCTCGCCGACGAGTCGGGCCAGATCCAGATCTACGCCAAGCGCGACAACCTGCCCGAGGGCTTCTACAACGAGGTCTTCAAGCGACTGCTCGACCCCGGCGACTGGCTCGGCATCGAGGGCACCGTCTTCCGGACGCGCATGGGCGAGGTCTCCATCGAGGCCGACCGGCTGGTGCTGCTGAGCAAGTCGCTCAAGCCGCTGCCCGTCGAGAAGACCGTCACCGACGAGGAGACCGGCGAGACCCGGACCTTCAACGAGGTTTCGGACCCCGAATTCCGCTACCGCCAGCGCTACGCCGACCTGGCGCTCCACCCCGAGGTGCGCGAGGTGTTCAAGACGCGCCACCGGATCGTCCGCACCATCCAGCACTTCCTGGACGACGCGGGCTACGTCGAGGTCGAGACGCCCGCGCTCCAGCCGTTGTACGGCGGCGCCGCCGCGCGCCCGTTCACGACGCACCACAACGCGCTCGACATGCCGCTCTTCCTCCGCATCGCGGACGAGCTGTACCTCAAGCGCCTGCTCGTGGGTGGCTTCGAGGGCGTCTACGAGATCGCCAAGGACTTCCGGAACGAGGGCCTCTCGCGGTTCCACAACCCGGAGTTCACCATGCTGGAGCTCTACGTCGCGTTCAAGGACTACGACTGGATGATGGCGCTCGTAGAGCGGATGCTGGAGGCCGTCGCCGTCGCCGCGGTGGGCTCCACGGACGTGCCGCGCACGGTGGACGGGACGACGCACACGCTCGACTTCTCGGCCCCCTTCCGCCGCGTCCCCATCTTCGACGCCATCGCGGAGGCGACGGGCCACCAGCTCTACGACGCCGAGGCGGGCACGGTCGCCGACCGCGACACCATCGCTGCGGTGGCGAAGGAGGTCGGGATCGACGTGGACCCGAGCATGGGCGCGGGCAAGCTCATCGACGAGATCTTCGGCGAGGCCGTCGAGCCGACGCTGCTCCAACCGACGTTCATCACCGACTACCCGGTCGAGCTGTCGCCGCTCGCCAAGCGCCACCGGTCGAAGCCGGGGCTCGTGGAGCGCTTCGAGCTGATCGCGGGCGGCAAGGAGCTGTGCAACGCGTTCTCGGAGCTCAACGACCCACTCGACCAGCGCGCCCGCTTCGACGACCAGGTCTCGCTCGCGACCGCAGGCGACGACGAGGCCGTCAACACGGTCGACGAGGACTACCTCCGGGCGCTGGAGTACGGCATGCCGCCCGCGGCCGGCCTCGGCGTCGGCATCGACCGGCTGGTGATGGCGATGACCGACCAGCCGTCCATCCGCGACGTGCTGCTGTTCCCGCTGCTCCGCCCGGAGACGTCTGCGTCCGCCGACGACGCGCCCGAGGCGGGATGA
- a CDS encoding DUF2461 domain-containing protein, whose amino-acid sequence MIATPPADLAPFPGLTEEGFSFLKSLKRNNDREWFQARKETYHDELRDPMRMLVADLSRRLPDRGIPLSGDPKRAVFRIYRDTRFSKNKAPYKTHVAAALHRNGVKGSPGALYIHVEPGANRVGGGFWRADRDFLRHWRTRLSEDPDTFLRIVEGVEGAGLKMETAGSPLTRMPRGFEDQRENPAVDYFQWRGGFAALHERIADEDVASPAFADLVLETAETVRPLLEYGWSIADAAAK is encoded by the coding sequence GTGATCGCCACCCCGCCCGCCGACCTCGCCCCGTTCCCCGGCCTCACCGAGGAGGGCTTCAGCTTCCTCAAGAGCCTCAAGCGCAACAACGACCGCGAGTGGTTCCAGGCCCGGAAGGAGACCTACCACGACGAACTCCGCGACCCGATGCGGATGCTCGTCGCCGACCTCAGCCGGCGCCTCCCCGACCGCGGCATCCCGCTCTCCGGTGACCCCAAGCGCGCCGTCTTCCGCATCTACCGCGACACGCGCTTCTCGAAGAACAAGGCCCCCTACAAGACGCACGTGGCCGCGGCGCTCCACCGCAACGGCGTCAAGGGCTCGCCGGGCGCGCTCTACATCCACGTCGAGCCCGGCGCCAACCGCGTCGGTGGGGGCTTCTGGCGGGCCGACCGCGACTTCCTCCGCCACTGGCGGACGCGGCTCTCGGAGGACCCGGACACGTTCCTCCGCATCGTCGAGGGCGTCGAGGGCGCAGGCCTGAAGATGGAGACCGCGGGCAGTCCGCTCACGCGCATGCCGCGCGGCTTCGAGGACCAGCGCGAGAACCCGGCCGTCGACTACTTCCAGTGGCGCGGCGGCTTCGCCGCCCTCCACGAGAGGATCGCGGACGAAGACGTGGCCTCGCCGGCGTTCGCCGACCTCGTGTTGGAGACCGCCGAGACGGTCCGCCCGCTCTTGGAATACGGCTGGTCCATCGCCGACGCCGCGGCCAAGTAG
- a CDS encoding PAS domain S-box protein, with protein sequence MHSDSAPRRRARPIPTRPAGPPPDAHFRRLIENASDLIQVVSPTAGIVYTSPSVERLLGYTPEEILGASTMGFIHPDDHDHVQQEIMALLARPGVTRATTYRVRHKDGRWRTLEARGRTLSLSDVSEGLVVNARDVTERVEAEAALRASEEHFRRLTENASDMIQIVDADARIVYTGPSVARLLGYTPAEIAGEWALSFLHPDDTSTAAASLAVLASAPGTSLSICYRVRHKDGRWRHFEANCRTLSPDSPDEGFVVNARDITERVEADEALRRAQDRLLQQERLAGLGRMAAGIAHELKNPLNFVTNFADLSVELAEDLGALLQARPASQADGEIADLLADLAANARKIAAHGRRADAIVRSMMDHARPHADDHQRIGVNALVEEHVAVAAQAWRTKHGRQGAATTLHLDPAAGTIEGAPRDLGRVLASLVSNALDATAERQATDAAYRPRLCVRTRRCGAHVEITVSDNGIGVPETIRAHLFEPFVTTKPTGQGHVGLGLSLARDVVEQGHGGRLDHTIPRSGGASFTIRLPASP encoded by the coding sequence ATGCACTCCGACTCCGCACCTCGCCGCCGTGCCCGCCCTATCCCCACGCGTCCGGCCGGGCCGCCACCGGACGCGCACTTCCGGCGGCTCATCGAGAACGCCTCGGATCTGATCCAGGTGGTCAGCCCCACGGCGGGCATCGTCTACACGAGCCCCTCTGTGGAGCGGCTCCTGGGCTATACGCCCGAGGAGATTCTGGGCGCCTCCACGATGGGGTTCATCCATCCCGACGATCACGACCACGTACAGCAGGAGATCATGGCGCTCCTGGCCCGCCCTGGCGTCACGCGGGCGACCACGTACCGGGTCCGCCACAAGGATGGTCGATGGCGCACCCTGGAGGCCCGCGGGCGTACGCTCTCGCTCTCCGACGTAAGCGAAGGCCTCGTCGTCAATGCCCGCGACGTGACAGAGCGCGTTGAGGCAGAGGCTGCTCTCCGCGCCAGCGAGGAGCACTTCCGGCGGCTCACCGAGAACGCCTCGGACATGATCCAGATCGTCGACGCCGACGCTCGGATCGTCTACACGGGACCGTCTGTGGCTCGTCTCCTCGGCTACACGCCGGCCGAGATCGCTGGGGAGTGGGCCCTGTCGTTCCTCCACCCGGACGACACGAGCACGGCCGCGGCGTCGCTCGCCGTGCTCGCTTCCGCGCCGGGCACGTCGCTCAGCATCTGCTACCGGGTCCGCCACAAGGACGGCCGATGGCGCCACTTCGAGGCCAACTGCCGAACGCTCTCGCCGGACAGCCCTGACGAGGGCTTCGTGGTCAACGCCCGCGACATCACGGAGCGCGTCGAGGCGGACGAGGCCCTCCGCCGGGCGCAGGACCGCCTCCTCCAGCAGGAGCGGCTGGCCGGGCTCGGGCGGATGGCGGCGGGCATCGCCCACGAACTCAAAAACCCGCTCAACTTCGTCACCAACTTCGCCGACCTCTCGGTCGAACTCGCCGAAGACCTCGGCGCCCTGCTCCAGGCGCGGCCCGCCTCCCAGGCCGACGGCGAGATCGCCGACCTCCTCGCCGACCTCGCCGCCAACGCGCGGAAGATCGCCGCCCACGGCCGCCGGGCCGACGCCATCGTGCGGAGCATGATGGACCACGCCCGCCCACACGCCGACGATCACCAGCGGATCGGCGTGAACGCGCTCGTGGAAGAGCACGTCGCTGTCGCAGCGCAGGCCTGGCGCACCAAGCACGGACGCCAGGGCGCCGCGACGACGCTCCACCTCGACCCCGCTGCCGGGACCATCGAGGGCGCCCCCCGCGACCTCGGGCGGGTCCTCGCCAGCCTGGTCTCCAACGCCCTCGACGCGACCGCCGAGCGGCAAGCGACCGACGCTGCCTACAGGCCTCGGCTCTGCGTTCGCACTCGTCGCTGCGGAGCGCACGTCGAGATCACCGTCTCAGACAACGGGATCGGCGTGCCGGAGACGATCCGTGCGCACCTGTTCGAGCCGTTCGTCACCACGAAGCCGACCGGACAGGGACACGTCGGCCTCGGGCTGTCGCTCGCGCGCGATGTGGTGGAGCAGGGCCACGGCGGCCGCCTCGACCACACGATTCCTCGAAGCGGTGGCGCCTCGTTCACCATACGCCTCCCGGCCTCCCCCTGA
- a CDS encoding helix-turn-helix transcriptional regulator, with protein sequence MTLSSDDLVRLESASRLLTSPLDAPDPAAWLLRAGAAVRDLVGGAAVVLQVDTGTVPFVSEDADDVVDGLLSMVDLVLTEGVRFTDPVTDLWNRLRREQNLATFSWDLNRRMVEAHGVSISQGYLIDQLRRQGYHDFVGMMGRSPRGESMIWVLQRTRDAFPFGERTAALLGALTPSFRAGLDTLARLGAHRAALDAVTEPLAAFGPDGRELYRNPALIHTLADDPEAAAIGRRLAQLGTDGTRQAPGPAGLFPAEATVRTARGTYTLRPTVLPPGLFGAEPALLVTVMAPAAPALPSPESVRERHGLTRREAEVALLLADGLSNADLADRLFVSPHTARHHVENVLAKLELSSRAAVAARLLCTVG encoded by the coding sequence ATGACGCTCTCGTCGGACGACCTCGTGCGTCTGGAATCCGCCAGCCGGCTCCTCACGAGCCCCCTCGACGCCCCCGATCCTGCGGCCTGGCTTCTCCGCGCGGGTGCGGCCGTCCGCGACCTCGTCGGCGGAGCTGCCGTCGTCCTTCAGGTGGACACGGGCACGGTCCCCTTCGTGAGCGAGGACGCCGACGATGTGGTCGACGGCCTGCTCTCGATGGTCGACCTCGTCCTCACAGAAGGGGTTCGCTTCACGGACCCAGTGACCGACCTGTGGAACCGGCTCCGCCGCGAGCAGAACCTCGCCACGTTCAGTTGGGACCTCAACCGCCGGATGGTCGAGGCGCATGGCGTGTCGATCAGCCAGGGCTACCTGATCGACCAGCTCCGTCGGCAGGGCTACCACGACTTCGTTGGCATGATGGGCCGGTCGCCGCGCGGCGAGTCGATGATCTGGGTGCTCCAGCGGACGCGCGACGCGTTCCCGTTCGGCGAGCGGACGGCCGCGCTTCTCGGCGCCCTGACCCCGTCGTTCCGAGCGGGTCTGGACACCCTCGCCCGGCTCGGCGCTCACCGGGCTGCCCTCGACGCCGTCACCGAGCCGCTGGCCGCGTTCGGACCCGACGGACGGGAGCTGTACCGCAACCCCGCGCTCATCCACACCCTCGCCGACGACCCCGAGGCGGCGGCCATCGGGCGACGTCTCGCACAGCTCGGCACCGACGGCACTCGACAGGCCCCGGGACCCGCTGGCCTTTTCCCCGCAGAAGCGACCGTGCGGACGGCACGAGGGACCTACACGCTCCGCCCGACAGTCCTGCCCCCCGGCCTGTTCGGCGCCGAGCCCGCCCTCCTGGTCACAGTCATGGCCCCTGCCGCGCCCGCGCTGCCCTCTCCCGAGTCCGTCCGCGAGCGGCATGGCCTGACCCGCCGGGAGGCCGAAGTCGCCCTTCTCCTCGCCGACGGCCTCTCGAACGCCGACCTCGCGGACCGGCTCTTCGTCAGTCCGCACACGGCCCGCCATCACGTCGAGAACGTGCTCGCGAAGTTGGAGCTGTCGAGCCGCGCTGCGGTAGCAGCGCGGCTCCTGTGCACGGTCGGCTAG
- the ispG gene encoding flavodoxin-dependent (E)-4-hydroxy-3-methylbut-2-enyl-diphosphate synthase, producing MDTSTAESTQAGQAPQRPRRHSRQVTLRHTVDGVEHETKIGGGAPITVQSMTTGKTHDVEGCLAEVRELAEAGADVVRVAVPRPEDADALAAIVAGSPVPIVADIHFNHQYALTALKAGVAKVRINPGNIGKPEWEREVLRAAKDLGVPIRIGVNGGSLEKDLLDKYGFPRPEALVESALRHAEVCAREGFEDVIISVKHSDVYFMIQSYRLLAEQTDYPLHLGVTESGSMKTGPIKSSIGIGSLLADGIGDTIRVSLAADSVNEVRIGHQILKSLRLGRPGVNVIACPTCGRLAGDLFSVVDEVEEAVAAKGFERDLNVALMGCAVNGPGEAAGADLGVSLGRGRAHLFKHGEIVGTVDQGEIADAVIDLIERWDD from the coding sequence ATGGATACCTCCACCGCCGAGTCGACTCAGGCCGGGCAGGCGCCGCAGCGCCCCCGCCGCCACTCCCGCCAGGTCACCCTGCGCCACACCGTCGACGGCGTCGAGCACGAGACCAAGATCGGCGGCGGCGCCCCGATCACGGTCCAGTCCATGACCACCGGCAAGACGCACGACGTGGAGGGTTGCCTCGCGGAGGTCCGCGAACTCGCCGAGGCGGGCGCGGACGTGGTGCGCGTGGCCGTGCCGCGCCCCGAGGACGCCGACGCGCTGGCGGCCATCGTCGCCGGGAGCCCGGTCCCGATCGTGGCCGACATCCACTTCAATCATCAGTACGCGCTCACGGCGCTCAAGGCGGGCGTCGCGAAGGTGCGCATCAACCCCGGCAACATCGGCAAGCCGGAGTGGGAGCGCGAGGTGCTGCGCGCGGCCAAGGACCTGGGCGTGCCCATCCGGATCGGCGTCAACGGGGGCTCGCTGGAGAAGGACCTGCTGGACAAGTACGGCTTCCCGCGCCCCGAGGCGCTCGTCGAGAGCGCGCTGCGCCACGCCGAGGTCTGCGCCCGGGAGGGCTTCGAGGACGTGATCATCTCGGTGAAGCACTCGGACGTGTACTTCATGATCCAGAGCTACCGCCTCTTGGCCGAGCAGACCGACTACCCGCTCCACCTCGGCGTGACGGAGTCCGGGTCGATGAAGACCGGCCCCATCAAGTCGAGCATCGGCATCGGGAGCCTGCTGGCCGACGGCATCGGGGACACGATCCGCGTCAGCCTCGCGGCCGACTCGGTCAACGAGGTCCGCATCGGACACCAGATCCTGAAGTCGCTCCGCCTCGGGCGGCCCGGCGTCAACGTGATCGCGTGCCCGACGTGCGGGCGCCTCGCGGGCGACCTGTTCTCGGTGGTCGACGAGGTCGAGGAGGCCGTCGCGGCGAAGGGCTTCGAGCGCGACCTGAACGTGGCTCTGATGGGCTGCGCGGTCAACGGCCCGGGCGAGGCCGCCGGGGCGGACCTCGGCGTGTCACTCGGCCGCGGCCGGGCGCACCTCTTCAAGCACGGCGAGATCGTCGGCACGGTCGACCAGGGCGAGATCGCGGATGCCGTGATCGACCTCATCGAGCGCTGGGACGACTGA
- a CDS encoding phosphatidylserine/phosphatidylglycerophosphate/cardiolipin synthase family protein encodes MSLTQSIRAHPVRSLALAVLATVLVGLVTLNVTTGEQRIDEKVGTTFDLDDGQFRREMGVLLGPAIVGGNTVTALHNGDEIFPAMLAAIDSARQTITFETYIYWEGEVGTQFAEALAAKAREGVDVHVLVDWAGALKVDDATLDQMEDAGVEVEQYRPLEWYRLGRMNSRTHRKLLVIDGEVGFTGGVGIADVWDGDAQDPDHWRDIHFQVQGPVVAQMQAAFLDNWIQTTGDVLNGPAYFPPLDSVGTVAAHVFTSSPEGGSDSMRLMYLLAISSASRSIALEAAYFVPDAVMVRALVAAAERGVEVRVLVPGPHIDSDLVRVSSRKIWGDLLAAGAEISVYQPTMLHTKMLIVDRQMVSVGSTNFDVRSFELNDEASLNLYDADFAEAMAGVFEQDWAEGEPYTYEMWASRPWTERFAETVLLPLKSQL; translated from the coding sequence ATGAGCCTCACGCAGTCGATCCGGGCCCACCCGGTCCGGTCCCTCGCCCTCGCCGTCCTCGCGACCGTCCTCGTCGGGCTCGTGACCCTCAACGTCACCACCGGCGAGCAGCGCATCGACGAGAAGGTGGGGACCACGTTCGACCTCGACGACGGCCAGTTCCGGCGCGAGATGGGGGTCCTCCTCGGCCCCGCCATCGTCGGCGGCAACACGGTCACGGCGCTCCACAACGGCGACGAGATCTTCCCCGCCATGCTGGCGGCCATCGACAGCGCCCGGCAGACGATCACGTTCGAGACCTACATCTACTGGGAGGGCGAGGTCGGCACGCAGTTCGCCGAGGCGCTCGCCGCGAAAGCCCGCGAAGGCGTCGACGTGCACGTGCTGGTCGACTGGGCGGGCGCGCTCAAAGTGGACGACGCGACCCTCGACCAGATGGAGGACGCGGGCGTTGAGGTGGAGCAGTACCGGCCGCTGGAGTGGTACCGCCTGGGCCGGATGAACAGCCGCACCCACCGCAAGCTGCTCGTGATCGACGGCGAGGTAGGCTTCACCGGCGGCGTCGGCATCGCGGACGTGTGGGACGGGGACGCGCAGGACCCGGACCACTGGCGCGACATCCACTTCCAGGTCCAGGGGCCCGTCGTCGCCCAGATGCAGGCGGCGTTCCTCGACAACTGGATCCAGACGACCGGCGACGTGCTCAACGGCCCGGCCTACTTCCCGCCGCTCGACTCGGTCGGCACGGTCGCCGCGCACGTGTTCACCAGCTCGCCCGAGGGCGGCAGCGACAGCATGCGCCTGATGTACCTGCTCGCGATCTCGTCCGCCTCCCGGTCGATCGCCCTGGAAGCCGCGTACTTCGTGCCGGACGCGGTGATGGTGCGCGCGCTCGTCGCGGCGGCCGAGCGCGGCGTCGAGGTCCGCGTGCTCGTGCCCGGCCCACACATCGACTCGGACCTGGTCCGCGTGTCGTCGCGGAAGATCTGGGGCGACCTGCTGGCGGCGGGCGCCGAGATCTCGGTCTACCAGCCGACCATGCTCCACACCAAGATGCTGATCGTGGACCGCCAGATGGTCTCGGTAGGGTCCACCAACTTCGACGTGCGCTCGTTCGAGTTGAACGACGAGGCGAGCCTCAACCTCTACGACGCCGACTTCGCCGAGGCCATGGCCGGAGTCTTTGAGCAAGACTGGGCGGAGGGCGAGCCCTACACGTACGAGATGTGGGCCTCCCGCCCCTGGACCGAACGCTTCGCCGAGACTGTCCTTCTGCCGCTCAAGTCGCAACTGTAG
- a CDS encoding calcium/sodium antiporter encodes MVADVVSLVGGLLLLVGAATLLVRGAAALALRLGLTPLVVGLTVVAFGTSAPELVVSVRAALDGAGGIAIGNVVGSNIANVGLVLGVAVLIRPILADPSLFHRDLPALLGVTVLASAFLLDGAVGRVEGALLIGGLVVYLIWSVRAAHAEQAVVDLPVQAPEGPAWRDAALVVAGLAGLVLGADWFVGGAVGLAEAAGVSAAVIGLTVVAIGTSLPELATTVVAALRGESEIAVGNVVGSNLFNLLGILGGAALVRPLVSPGLERIDVVVLVASALALGGMLWTGRRLVRAEAVLLLGGYAAYMGALALNHG; translated from the coding sequence ATGGTCGCTGACGTCGTCTCGCTCGTGGGCGGGCTCCTCCTGCTCGTAGGAGCGGCAACCCTCCTGGTTCGAGGCGCCGCCGCCCTCGCGCTACGACTGGGCCTGACGCCTCTCGTCGTGGGGCTGACGGTGGTGGCGTTCGGGACGAGCGCGCCCGAACTCGTGGTGAGCGTCCGCGCCGCGCTGGACGGGGCCGGGGGCATCGCGATCGGCAACGTGGTCGGGTCGAACATCGCGAACGTGGGGCTGGTGCTGGGGGTCGCGGTCCTCATCCGCCCGATCCTGGCCGACCCCTCGCTCTTCCATCGGGACCTGCCAGCGTTGCTCGGGGTGACCGTGCTCGCCTCTGCGTTCTTGCTGGACGGCGCCGTCGGGCGGGTCGAGGGGGCGCTGCTGATCGGTGGGCTTGTGGTGTACCTCATCTGGAGCGTGCGGGCCGCACACGCCGAGCAGGCCGTCGTGGACCTCCCGGTGCAGGCTCCGGAGGGCCCGGCATGGCGCGACGCGGCCCTCGTGGTGGCGGGCCTCGCCGGCCTCGTGCTCGGGGCGGACTGGTTCGTCGGCGGCGCCGTCGGGCTCGCGGAGGCGGCCGGCGTCTCGGCGGCTGTGATCGGGCTGACCGTCGTGGCCATCGGGACGAGCCTCCCGGAACTGGCGACGACCGTGGTGGCGGCGCTCCGTGGCGAGAGCGAGATCGCGGTCGGGAATGTGGTCGGCTCGAACCTGTTCAACCTGCTCGGCATCCTGGGTGGGGCCGCGCTCGTGCGCCCGCTCGTGTCGCCAGGGCTGGAGCGGATCGACGTGGTCGTGCTGGTGGCGTCCGCGCTCGCGCTCGGCGGCATGCTGTGGACGGGGCGGCGGCTCGTCCGTGCCGAGGCGGTGCTCCTGCTCGGAGGGTACGCGGCGTACATGGGGGCTCTCGCCCTGAACCACGGCTGA